One region of Bacillus zhangzhouensis genomic DNA includes:
- a CDS encoding amino acid permease, with protein MYKKKRRSQANVIEIERCCTSLKEEQSLSWWQLSLIGVGCTIGTGFFLGSSIAITKSGYSACISFLLAAVGTYLVFKHLAAMTADNPDKGSFCSYARKAYGRWAGFSNGWVYWFAEMLITGSQLTAISLFTRHWFPSVPLWVFSAIYSALALLVIIIGLSSFQKTENVLAVLKTAAIFLFMILAVLVLFGILTEHKPTLHLPNKDHEWMPLGPFGLWNGLIYAFYAFGGIEVMGLMAVHLKNPKDAAKAGRVMLIILAVIYIVSIGLALMLVPLTAFNENSSPFITSLEPFHLSIFLHIFNGIFIIAGFSTLVASLYAVTTLLGTMSEHQDAPACFKQKDPTHVRWSSIILTAAGLIVSILLALFLSKHIYEHLTTAAGLTLLYTWIFILFSSKKLSKPSTRQTCEMILALLLIAAAVSGTLTEASGRPGFFISLGIIAVIAVMVLFMRKKWKQDQTAS; from the coding sequence ATGTATAAAAAAAAGAGGCGGTCACAAGCTAATGTCATTGAAATAGAAAGGTGTTGCACTTCATTGAAAGAAGAACAATCTTTATCTTGGTGGCAGCTTTCTCTCATCGGAGTCGGCTGTACAATTGGCACTGGGTTCTTCCTTGGTTCCAGCATTGCCATTACAAAGTCCGGTTATTCCGCCTGCATTTCCTTTTTGCTTGCTGCGGTCGGAACGTATCTCGTCTTTAAACATTTAGCTGCGATGACCGCAGACAACCCTGATAAAGGGTCATTTTGTTCCTATGCTCGTAAAGCATATGGACGCTGGGCAGGGTTTAGCAATGGCTGGGTGTATTGGTTTGCAGAAATGCTAATTACCGGAAGTCAGTTAACAGCCATTTCTCTGTTTACCCGTCACTGGTTTCCTTCTGTTCCGCTTTGGGTGTTTTCTGCGATTTATTCCGCTCTTGCCCTGCTCGTCATTATCATTGGACTTTCTTCTTTTCAAAAGACAGAAAATGTTCTTGCGGTACTGAAGACAGCGGCAATTTTCCTGTTTATGATTCTTGCAGTGCTTGTGTTATTCGGCATTTTGACCGAACATAAACCGACCCTTCATCTGCCAAACAAGGATCACGAATGGATGCCGCTTGGCCCGTTTGGTCTTTGGAATGGATTGATTTATGCATTTTATGCCTTTGGGGGCATTGAAGTCATGGGGCTGATGGCGGTTCATTTAAAGAACCCGAAGGATGCGGCAAAAGCTGGACGTGTCATGCTGATCATTCTAGCAGTCATTTATATCGTCTCGATCGGACTTGCTCTCATGCTTGTCCCATTGACAGCCTTTAATGAAAACAGCAGTCCATTTATTACTTCATTAGAGCCGTTTCATTTATCGATCTTTCTTCATATCTTTAATGGCATTTTTATCATTGCCGGTTTTTCGACATTGGTTGCCTCTCTCTATGCGGTCACAACGCTGCTCGGCACAATGTCAGAGCATCAGGATGCACCTGCTTGCTTTAAACAAAAAGACCCAACTCATGTGAGGTGGTCTTCAATTATCTTAACTGCTGCTGGCTTAATTGTCTCGATTTTGCTTGCACTCTTTTTGTCCAAACACATCTACGAGCATCTCACAACAGCAGCCGGTCTTACTCTGCTGTACACATGGATTTTTATCCTGTTCTCAAGTAAAAAGCTATCCAAGCCATCCACTCGCCAAACGTGTGAAATGATACTTGCGCTGCTCTTAATTGCAGCCGCTGTTTCAGGCACATTAACAGAGGCAAGCGGACGACCTGGCTTTTTTATCAGCCTTGGAATCATTGCAGTGATTGCCGTCATGGTACTATTTATGAGGAAAAAGTGGAAGCAGGATCAGACCGCATCATAA
- a CDS encoding urea carboxylase-associated family protein: MNGEYVILPKGRLGFRLGKGQCMRVVDIEGQQVADVMAYHEKDFYEKFDQGATMDSLFSSKVKKGDKLYSNLYKPMFTIIEDTVECHDLYMPACRQEMYQLLYGRTHLEVMHTCYDNLRTAFEPFGIPKEDMYYPFNAFMNTVIDEKGKLSVELPKSLPGDYIRLRAEMDLIVAVSACPADIGKCNGSSCTSIRVEID; the protein is encoded by the coding sequence ATGAACGGAGAATACGTCATTTTACCAAAGGGTAGACTCGGCTTTCGTTTAGGAAAAGGCCAATGTATGCGGGTGGTTGATATTGAAGGCCAGCAAGTAGCAGATGTGATGGCCTATCATGAAAAGGATTTTTATGAAAAATTTGACCAAGGTGCGACGATGGACAGTTTGTTCTCGTCCAAAGTGAAAAAAGGCGATAAACTCTATTCTAACTTATATAAACCGATGTTTACGATCATTGAAGATACAGTAGAATGCCATGATTTATACATGCCCGCCTGCCGGCAAGAGATGTATCAGCTTTTATACGGCCGCACGCACTTAGAGGTCATGCATACATGCTACGATAACTTGCGGACTGCCTTTGAGCCTTTTGGAATTCCAAAGGAGGATATGTATTATCCTTTTAATGCTTTTATGAATACAGTCATTGATGAAAAAGGAAAGCTGTCTGTGGAGCTGCCAAAATCGCTGCCCGGTGACTACATTCGCCTGCGGGCTGAAATGGACCTCATTGTGGCCGTGTCCGCATGCCCTGCTGATATTGGGAAGTGTAATGGTTCAAGCTGTACATCCATACGGGTAGAAATTGATTAA
- the nadE gene encoding ammonia-dependent NAD(+) synthetase — protein MSLQKKISQELHVQPSIDPKQEIEKRVGFLKEYLKKTGAKGFVLGISGGQDSTLAGRLAQLAVNELRQEGKEDAVFIAVRLPHGVQQDEDDAQLALSFIQPDKSWKYDIAPAVTAFSDQYQKETGGPLSDFNKGNVKARMRMIAQYAVGGEEGLLVIGTDHAAEAVTGFFTKYGDGGADVLPLTGLTKRQGRALLEALKAPERLYLKKPTADLLDNKPQQTDETELGITYNEIDDYLEGKPVSEQAAEAIEKRYVQSEHKRQVPASMFDDWWK, from the coding sequence ATGAGTTTGCAGAAAAAGATCAGCCAAGAGTTGCATGTGCAGCCTTCAATTGACCCAAAGCAGGAGATCGAAAAACGGGTTGGATTTCTAAAGGAATACTTGAAAAAAACCGGGGCAAAAGGATTCGTTCTCGGCATTAGCGGCGGGCAGGATTCAACGCTTGCCGGACGTCTTGCACAGCTTGCTGTAAATGAGCTTCGTCAAGAAGGAAAAGAGGATGCGGTCTTTATTGCGGTACGCCTTCCGCACGGTGTGCAGCAGGATGAAGATGATGCACAGCTCGCTCTATCATTTATTCAGCCAGACAAGTCGTGGAAATATGATATTGCACCTGCCGTGACAGCATTCAGTGATCAATATCAAAAAGAAACCGGCGGACCATTGTCTGACTTTAATAAAGGGAATGTCAAAGCACGTATGAGAATGATCGCGCAATATGCTGTCGGCGGTGAGGAAGGATTGCTTGTCATTGGTACAGATCATGCAGCTGAAGCAGTAACCGGCTTTTTCACGAAGTATGGTGATGGCGGTGCAGATGTTCTTCCGCTCACAGGTTTGACAAAACGCCAAGGCCGGGCGCTTTTAGAAGCGCTAAAAGCACCGGAACGCCTGTATTTAAAAAAACCAACAGCCGATCTGCTGGACAACAAACCTCAGCAAACGGATGAAACAGAACTCGGCATTACGTACAATGAAATTGATGATTACTTAGAAGGAAAACCAGTGTCAGAACAAGCAGCAGAAGCGATTGAAAAGCGCTATGTTCAATCAGAGCATAAACGCCAAGTACCCGCTTCCATGTTTGATGACTGGTGGAAATAA
- a CDS encoding shikimate kinase produces the protein MKISREIPVRQRNIVLIGFMGVGKTTIGQLVAKKLYRDFIDVDQEIEKKYNMTIPEMFQQKGEAFFRQAEKDYIVDLCEHTQLKIVSLGGGAFKQEEIKRACLKYCTVLFLDLSWENWKKRLDILIENRPVLHNRTLDEMKELFEERREIYSLHNSRVETDHLEAEEVANYIVDTLKFGWDLYSK, from the coding sequence ATGAAAATCAGTAGAGAAATTCCCGTAAGACAGCGGAATATTGTCCTCATTGGCTTTATGGGTGTTGGGAAAACAACCATTGGGCAGCTGGTTGCCAAAAAGCTATATAGAGATTTTATTGATGTCGATCAGGAGATTGAGAAAAAGTACAACATGACGATTCCAGAGATGTTTCAGCAAAAAGGAGAAGCATTCTTCAGGCAGGCTGAAAAGGATTATATCGTCGATTTATGTGAACATACACAGCTAAAAATCGTCTCCCTAGGAGGCGGTGCATTCAAACAGGAAGAAATCAAACGCGCCTGCTTGAAGTATTGTACCGTTCTTTTCCTTGACCTATCGTGGGAGAATTGGAAGAAGCGGCTTGATATTTTAATTGAAAACCGACCTGTTCTCCACAACCGAACGCTTGATGAGATGAAAGAGCTGTTTGAAGAGCGCCGGGAGATTTATTCTCTTCATAACTCAAGAGTGGAAACAGATCATTTAGAGGCTGAGGAAGTTGCCAATTATATTGTGGATACACTCAAGTTCGGCTGGGATTTATATTCGAAATAA
- a CDS encoding dihydrodipicolinate synthase family protein, translated as MKNKEKWSGVFPAVLIPFKDDYSIDEPAFRKLVRWVADHEGINGIVVNGHTGEIMTLLPHERAEAVRIAADELKGEVPVISGVSAEGTIEAVQHAKAVQEAGGEGILLMPPHSWLRFGMQPESPVQFFKDVADAIDISIIVHQYPTWTKTSYTTNQLLEMSEIENVVSFKIGQRDMAQYEVDVRALKKHAPDVSLLTCHDEYLLPTLVQGIDGALVGFGCFVPDLIAELVKCVEEQDLAAANKVYDRIFELKHAVYKMDEPSSTSHLRMKEAMFQRGLISSALARKPVLPLTQKEKEEIRQGLQSVGLLKENVSR; from the coding sequence ATGAAAAATAAAGAAAAATGGAGCGGTGTATTCCCGGCGGTCTTAATACCTTTTAAAGATGACTATTCAATTGATGAACCTGCTTTTCGTAAGCTTGTTCGTTGGGTGGCGGATCACGAAGGGATTAACGGGATTGTTGTCAATGGACATACTGGCGAGATTATGACTTTGCTACCACATGAACGAGCTGAGGCTGTGCGCATTGCGGCCGACGAATTAAAAGGGGAAGTACCTGTCATTTCTGGGGTTTCAGCTGAAGGGACAATTGAAGCGGTCCAGCATGCAAAAGCAGTTCAAGAAGCTGGCGGAGAAGGTATACTTCTCATGCCGCCGCATTCATGGCTGAGATTCGGTATGCAGCCTGAATCACCTGTCCAATTCTTTAAAGATGTTGCAGATGCGATTGACATTTCAATCATCGTCCATCAATATCCAACTTGGACAAAAACCTCATATACAACCAATCAATTATTAGAAATGTCGGAAATCGAAAATGTTGTCTCATTTAAAATTGGTCAAAGAGACATGGCACAATACGAAGTCGATGTGCGCGCACTGAAAAAGCATGCACCAGATGTATCGTTGCTCACTTGTCACGATGAATATTTATTGCCAACATTGGTTCAAGGGATTGATGGAGCGCTTGTAGGTTTCGGCTGTTTTGTGCCAGATTTGATCGCTGAACTTGTGAAATGTGTGGAAGAACAAGACCTTGCAGCAGCTAATAAAGTGTACGATAGAATCTTTGAATTAAAGCATGCTGTGTATAAAATGGATGAACCTTCATCTACCTCTCATCTGCGAATGAAAGAAGCAATGTTCCAGAGAGGTTTGATCAGCAGTGCGCTTGCTAGGAAGCCGGTATTACCTTTAACTCAAAAGGAAAAAGAAGAGATTCGTCAGGGCCTTCAAAGTGTTGGTTTGCTTAAGGAAAACGTCAGTAGATAA
- a CDS encoding LacI family transcriptional regulator: MSVSIKDVALKAGVSIASVSRVLSGKPGVGAQTAEKIKQVIDELGYRPNLGARGLVKRKTGNIAVVVPRGSYILNNPFFSTILDGIAKELDETEFNMLMSFTSVQQQRLLETQAVDGAILFSPRNEELSMDWLKSLAIPIIVVGSYLEDSPFPCVRPDDEEGVCQSVTALFNKGHRTIGLVNGPMSSMHSVRYYKGYERTLRSLGLTMNKELVFELDEFDGGKVVEVVSQFLQGNQHMTGVVCSSDFLAIGVMKAAENANVSIPHDLSVIGADDVPIASFLTPSLSSVHVDLVGMGRKAVSLLTKLLEGEQLEAMEHIFPMYYIDRGTTGTPKKN, translated from the coding sequence GTGTCAGTAAGTATTAAAGATGTAGCATTGAAAGCAGGAGTATCTATAGCCTCTGTTTCCCGAGTATTAAGTGGTAAACCAGGAGTAGGTGCTCAAACGGCTGAAAAAATCAAACAAGTGATTGATGAGTTAGGCTATCGTCCGAACTTAGGTGCTAGAGGGCTCGTTAAAAGAAAGACTGGGAATATAGCTGTAGTGGTTCCTCGCGGTTCGTATATTTTGAATAATCCATTTTTTTCAACAATTTTAGATGGTATAGCGAAGGAATTAGATGAGACCGAATTCAATATGCTGATGTCGTTTACATCTGTACAGCAGCAGCGATTACTTGAGACGCAGGCTGTAGATGGCGCCATTTTATTTTCTCCAAGAAATGAAGAATTGAGCATGGATTGGTTAAAAAGTTTGGCTATTCCCATTATCGTTGTCGGAAGTTACTTAGAGGATTCTCCTTTTCCATGTGTCAGGCCAGATGATGAAGAGGGTGTTTGTCAATCTGTAACGGCCTTATTTAATAAAGGTCATCGAACCATTGGGCTGGTGAATGGTCCAATGAGTTCGATGCATAGTGTGAGGTATTATAAAGGGTATGAGCGAACACTGAGAAGTTTAGGATTAACAATGAACAAAGAACTTGTATTTGAGTTAGATGAATTTGATGGGGGAAAAGTAGTAGAAGTGGTTTCTCAATTTCTCCAAGGAAACCAGCACATGACTGGAGTTGTTTGCTCTTCAGATTTTTTGGCGATAGGGGTCATGAAAGCGGCAGAAAACGCAAATGTGTCAATACCTCATGATTTGTCTGTCATTGGTGCCGATGATGTGCCCATTGCAAGTTTTCTAACCCCTTCTTTATCTTCTGTTCATGTTGATTTAGTTGGAATGGGAAGAAAAGCTGTGTCTTTACTAACAAAGTTATTGGAAGGAGAACAGTTAGAAGCGATGGAACATATCTTCCCTATGTATTATATAGATCGGGGCACAACGGGAACGCCAAAAAAGAATTGA
- a CDS encoding MFS transporter, which yields MTLGLSENSNSHDGQVVDRASQLLTRMESIPFSRWHLKPRIIMGSATFFDAFDALSLAFVLPALIGMWNLSPAQIGFLIGSGYIGQAIGAIFFGWLAERRGRVFSAKWAMFLMSIMSIACICSGHFMALFIFRFIQGIGVGGEVPVAASYINELSRAQGRGRFFMLYEMIFPLGLMISAQIGAFVVPSFGWKWMFLIGGIGGLIVFVFFFMLRESPRWLIAKGRLDDAERIIEEIEASTDKRMPVAKQISSSTEKGDWKELFSIFYRKRTLIVWGLWFSAYFVSNGLNNWLPSLYSTVYNLPVGDSLRAASLTNILQTIGVFACAFLIDKVGRKRWATIAFVLTGVLLTALWISGATSPESVIYLGSAAYGMMGTITVLLYLYTPEIYPTRMRVIGTAFATAWLRLASAIAPIMIGFILEVSGVSTIFILFASVTVVGAILAFKMIETREKVLEDIAP from the coding sequence ATGACGTTAGGACTCAGCGAAAATTCAAATTCTCATGATGGGCAAGTTGTTGATAGAGCTTCACAACTATTGACTAGGATGGAAAGTATACCTTTTTCGAGGTGGCATTTAAAACCTCGTATCATTATGGGATCTGCAACCTTTTTTGATGCTTTTGATGCTCTATCTTTAGCATTTGTCCTCCCGGCTCTCATAGGCATGTGGAATTTATCACCTGCTCAAATTGGTTTTCTCATTGGATCTGGTTATATAGGACAAGCGATTGGTGCTATTTTCTTTGGATGGTTAGCAGAAAGACGTGGCCGTGTATTTAGTGCAAAGTGGGCGATGTTCCTCATGTCTATTATGAGTATCGCGTGTATATGTTCAGGTCATTTTATGGCCCTTTTTATTTTCCGTTTTATACAAGGGATTGGAGTTGGAGGAGAGGTGCCGGTAGCAGCCTCATATATTAATGAATTGTCTCGAGCCCAAGGGAGAGGTAGATTTTTTATGCTTTATGAGATGATTTTTCCATTAGGATTAATGATCTCAGCTCAAATTGGCGCATTCGTAGTACCTAGCTTTGGATGGAAATGGATGTTCTTAATTGGAGGTATTGGAGGTTTAATCGTCTTTGTATTCTTTTTCATGTTACGTGAATCGCCAAGGTGGCTTATTGCGAAAGGCAGGTTAGATGATGCCGAAAGAATTATAGAAGAAATTGAAGCTAGTACTGACAAACGAATGCCTGTAGCAAAGCAAATATCCAGCAGTACTGAAAAGGGCGACTGGAAAGAGCTTTTTTCAATTTTTTACCGTAAAAGAACATTGATCGTATGGGGACTATGGTTTTCTGCCTACTTTGTATCGAATGGTTTAAATAACTGGTTGCCGAGTCTTTATAGTACAGTTTACAATTTGCCAGTTGGAGATTCATTAAGGGCAGCCTCTCTCACAAATATTTTACAGACTATAGGGGTATTCGCCTGTGCATTTTTAATTGATAAAGTGGGACGGAAGCGCTGGGCAACCATTGCATTTGTATTAACAGGTGTTTTACTAACTGCTTTATGGATCAGCGGAGCGACTTCACCAGAAAGTGTCATCTATTTAGGGTCCGCTGCTTACGGAATGATGGGGACAATTACAGTTCTTCTCTATCTATATACACCTGAAATTTATCCAACACGTATGAGAGTGATTGGAACGGCATTTGCTACAGCATGGCTTAGACTGGCCTCAGCAATCGCTCCTATTATGATAGGCTTTATTTTAGAAGTAAGCGGTGTTTCAACTATCTTTATTCTTTTTGCAAGTGTGACGGTGGTGGGAGCAATTCTTGCTTTTAAAATGATAGAAACTCGCGAGAAAGTATTAGAAGATATTGCACCGTAA
- a CDS encoding carbon-nitrogen family hydrolase, which translates to MKIALVQMDVQIGEPEVNFKKAAAFLEETVPEQPDLIILPEMWNTGYALEQADQLADVNGERTKQLFSSFARKHQVYLIAGSILNKRTEDENFTNTMYVFNRQGELLLDYDKIHLFRLMDEHNYLTAGDELGLFDYSENVMIGAMICYDLRFPQLSRTLVNKGAKVLVNAAQWPSARVDHWRSLLIARAIENQSFMIAVNRTGTSRDTKFPGHSMVIDPLGRILIETSDDEDIYYAEIDLQLVDEVRQQIPVMTDQRLDLY; encoded by the coding sequence ATGAAAATCGCCCTTGTCCAAATGGATGTACAAATTGGTGAACCTGAAGTGAATTTTAAAAAAGCAGCAGCGTTTTTAGAAGAGACAGTCCCCGAGCAGCCTGATCTGATCATTTTACCCGAAATGTGGAATACCGGCTACGCCCTTGAACAAGCCGATCAGCTGGCGGATGTAAACGGTGAACGCACAAAACAGCTCTTCTCCTCCTTTGCCCGTAAACACCAAGTGTATCTCATCGCAGGCAGTATATTAAATAAGCGGACAGAAGATGAAAACTTCACCAACACGATGTACGTCTTTAACCGCCAAGGTGAGCTTTTGTTAGATTATGATAAAATTCATTTATTCCGCTTAATGGATGAGCACAACTATTTAACCGCTGGTGATGAGCTTGGCTTATTTGACTATAGTGAAAATGTAATGATTGGTGCGATGATCTGCTATGACCTCCGCTTCCCGCAGCTTTCCAGAACACTTGTGAACAAAGGAGCAAAGGTGCTCGTCAATGCGGCGCAATGGCCGTCAGCAAGAGTGGACCATTGGCGCAGCCTGCTCATTGCAAGAGCGATTGAAAACCAGTCATTTATGATTGCTGTTAACAGAACGGGCACTAGCAGGGACACGAAATTCCCTGGGCACTCCATGGTGATTGACCCACTCGGCCGCATACTGATTGAAACAAGCGATGACGAAGACATTTATTATGCAGAGATTGATCTTCAGCTAGTGGATGAAGTCAGGCAGCAAATTCCGGTTATGACAGATCAGCGTCTGGACTTATATTAA
- a CDS encoding acetylxylan esterase, with product MQLFDLSLEELRKYKPTKTARPDFSDFWKKSLEELRQVEAGPSLEPYDYPVKGVKVYRLTYQSFGHSKIEGWYAVPDQTGPQPALVRFHGYNASYDGGIHDIVNWALHGYATFGMLVRGQGGSEDQAVTPGGHALGWMTKGILSKEAYYYRGVYLDAVRALEVIQSFPEVDDYRIGVIGGSQGGALAVAAAALSDIPKVVVADYPYLSNFERAVDVALEQPYLEINSYFRRNSDPEAEEKAFETLSYFDLINLAGWVKQPTLMAIGLIDKITPPSTVFAAYNHLETDKDLKVYRYFGHEFIPAFQTEKLSFLQKHLLK from the coding sequence ATGCAATTATTCGATTTATCATTAGAAGAGCTAAGAAAATATAAACCAACGAAAACAGCACGTCCTGATTTCTCAGACTTTTGGAAGAAATCGCTCGAAGAACTGCGCCAAGTAGAGGCAGGGCCGTCACTTGAACCTTATGACTATCCAGTGAAAGGTGTCAAGGTGTATCGCCTGACATATCAAAGCTTTGGACATTCTAAAATTGAAGGCTGGTATGCTGTGCCTGATCAAACTGGTCCGCAACCAGCGCTCGTTCGTTTTCATGGCTATAATGCCAGTTATGATGGCGGCATTCACGACATTGTCAACTGGGCGCTGCATGGCTATGCAACATTTGGTATGCTCGTCCGCGGTCAAGGCGGCAGTGAAGATCAGGCAGTGACACCAGGCGGTCATGCTTTGGGGTGGATGACAAAAGGCATTTTATCAAAGGAGGCTTACTATTATCGCGGCGTTTATTTAGATGCGGTTCGTGCACTCGAAGTCATTCAATCCTTCCCAGAAGTGGATGATTATCGGATCGGCGTGATTGGTGGAAGCCAGGGAGGCGCATTAGCGGTTGCAGCTGCAGCCCTTTCAGACATTCCGAAGGTCGTCGTGGCAGATTACCCTTACTTATCAAACTTCGAGCGTGCAGTGGACGTTGCATTGGAGCAGCCTTATTTAGAAATCAATTCATACTTTCGAAGAAACAGTGATCCGGAAGCGGAGGAAAAGGCATTTGAGACATTAAGCTATTTTGATTTAATCAATTTAGCTGGATGGGTGAAACAGCCAACATTAATGGCGATCGGTCTAATTGACAAAATAACTCCCCCATCTACTGTGTTTGCGGCATACAATCATTTAGAAACAGATAAAGATCTTAAGGTATATCGCTATTTTGGACACGAGTTTATCCCAGCTTTTCAAACAGAAAAGCTCTCCTTCTTACAAAAGCACTTGCTCAAATAG
- a CDS encoding nucleotidyltransferase domain-containing protein, producing MRERIKKELRIIEGTYDVKICLAVESGSRAWGFPSTDSDYDVRFLYVPRKEWYWAMEEHRDVIERPIDDELDISGWELRKALRLFNQSNPSIMEWLSSDIIYAESFSLAKQLRELKDRAFYPAALMYHYLNMAKRNESRHLRGEQVRIKKYFYVLRPLLACQWIERYRTVPPMDFHELLGELVEEGPLLAEIYGLIKRKMDGEEMDVENRLAYVHPFIDKELARFDDLVKSYNQPKDNLMQELNELLQSTLDEVWA from the coding sequence ATGAGAGAGAGAATCAAGAAAGAGCTGAGAATCATCGAAGGAACGTATGACGTAAAGATTTGCCTCGCGGTCGAATCAGGCAGCAGAGCATGGGGATTCCCCTCGACTGATAGTGATTACGATGTTCGTTTTTTATATGTTCCTCGAAAAGAATGGTATTGGGCGATGGAAGAACATCGTGATGTCATTGAACGGCCGATTGATGATGAGCTTGATATAAGCGGCTGGGAGCTTAGAAAGGCACTTCGCTTATTCAATCAATCAAATCCGTCCATCATGGAATGGCTGTCTTCTGACATCATCTATGCTGAATCCTTCTCTTTGGCAAAGCAGCTAAGAGAATTAAAGGATCGAGCGTTTTATCCTGCAGCATTGATGTATCATTACCTCAATATGGCGAAGCGGAATGAAAGCCGGCATTTACGAGGAGAGCAGGTGCGAATCAAAAAGTATTTTTATGTACTTCGTCCGCTGCTTGCCTGCCAATGGATTGAACGCTACCGGACAGTTCCGCCGATGGACTTTCACGAACTGCTTGGGGAATTAGTGGAGGAAGGACCGCTTTTAGCGGAAATCTATGGGCTGATCAAACGAAAAATGGACGGAGAAGAAATGGATGTAGAAAACCGCCTCGCTTATGTCCATCCATTTATCGACAAAGAACTTGCGCGATTTGATGATTTGGTGAAAAGCTACAATCAGCCGAAAGACAATCTGATGCAAGAATTAAATGAGTTGTTGCAGTCTACCCTTGATGAGGTGTGGGCGTAA
- a CDS encoding proline dehydrogenase, translating into MESVTRNFFLFLSKSSLLNHIARNWGSAVVSKKIIGGKDFESTIPVIKRLNEQGMAVTVDHLGEFVTKAEVANERTTECIQTIQRMAEAGLNSHVSLKMTSLGLDIDDDLVYRNMKRILDTAEKHHIMVTIDMEDEQRCQKTLDMFKEMKSQYEYVSTVLQAYLYRTEKDLDDLNELQPFLRLVKGAYKESAEVAYPNKKDVDQNYQKLIEKQLLTGNYTAIATHDDRMIEFTKNIVKKHNIQTSQFEFQMLYGMRTETQQALVKEGYQMRVYTPYGREWYGYYMRRLAERPANIAFALKGMTKK; encoded by the coding sequence ATGGAGTCGGTCACAAGAAATTTCTTCTTGTTTTTGTCAAAGAGCAGTCTCTTGAACCATATTGCTCGTAATTGGGGAAGTGCTGTTGTATCTAAGAAAATCATCGGAGGGAAGGACTTTGAGAGTACCATCCCTGTCATCAAACGATTAAATGAACAAGGAATGGCTGTGACAGTTGATCACCTTGGTGAGTTTGTCACAAAGGCAGAGGTTGCAAATGAACGGACGACTGAGTGTATTCAAACCATTCAGCGGATGGCTGAGGCGGGACTCAATTCCCACGTGTCACTCAAAATGACATCTCTTGGCCTGGATATTGACGATGACCTTGTGTATCGCAATATGAAACGTATTTTAGATACGGCAGAGAAACACCATATCATGGTGACAATCGATATGGAGGATGAACAGCGCTGTCAAAAAACGCTCGACATGTTTAAAGAGATGAAATCTCAATATGAGTATGTCAGTACGGTCTTGCAGGCGTATTTGTACAGAACAGAAAAGGATCTTGATGACTTAAATGAGCTACAGCCATTTTTAAGACTTGTAAAGGGTGCCTATAAGGAATCCGCCGAAGTGGCGTATCCAAACAAAAAAGACGTCGATCAGAATTATCAAAAACTGATCGAAAAGCAATTGCTTACAGGGAACTATACAGCCATTGCGACACATGACGATCGAATGATTGAGTTCACGAAAAATATTGTGAAAAAACACAATATACAGACAAGTCAGTTCGAATTTCAAATGCTGTACGGCATGAGAACAGAAACGCAGCAGGCACTTGTGAAAGAAGGCTATCAGATGAGGGTCTATACTCCGTATGGACGAGAGTGGTATGGCTACTACATGAGACGTCTTGCAGAACGGCCGGCAAACATTGCCTTTGCTTTAAAAGGGATGACGAAAAAATAA